The following are encoded in a window of Halalkalicoccus jeotgali B3 genomic DNA:
- a CDS encoding ferritin-like domain-containing protein: MSDDNSQQPTGIDRLTTTVNDQLTSRRRFMTTSAVAGAGALGISMPASAHEHGEGNGDNGDEDSMEMMDEEDELDDIGILNFARTLEFLEARFYREGLDTIGEQGLRCSDPLQAVGGDVQDRAFDDLRVIQEHEETHAEVLGETIEDLGGEPIEEPEFDFGTATEDPMEFLQTAALLEATGTGAYAGAAPMIENADLIPPALSIHSVEARHTSFLNVLNGEIGFPNAFDEALTVDEVLERAGPFIVE, from the coding sequence ATGTCCGACGACAACTCACAGCAGCCAACCGGAATCGACCGCCTCACAACAACCGTCAACGACCAGCTCACCTCACGTCGGAGGTTTATGACTACTTCGGCTGTCGCTGGAGCGGGTGCACTTGGCATTTCGATGCCAGCAAGTGCTCACGAACACGGTGAGGGTAATGGTGATAATGGCGACGAGGATTCGATGGAAATGATGGATGAGGAAGACGAGCTTGATGACATTGGAATCCTGAATTTCGCGCGAACGCTCGAATTCCTCGAAGCCCGATTCTATCGAGAAGGCCTCGATACGATCGGTGAGCAGGGACTCCGCTGCTCGGACCCATTGCAGGCTGTTGGTGGCGATGTTCAAGATCGTGCGTTCGACGACCTCCGTGTGATCCAGGAGCACGAAGAAACCCACGCTGAGGTTCTCGGAGAGACGATCGAGGATCTTGGTGGGGAGCCAATCGAGGAGCCTGAGTTCGACTTCGGCACCGCAACAGAAGATCCCATGGAATTCCTCCAAACAGCCGCCTTGCTCGAAGCAACGGGGACTGGCGCATACGCTGGTGCTGCACCGATGATCGAGAATGCAGACCTGATCCCGCCGGCCCTCAGCATCCACTCGGTCGAAGCACGCCACACATCGTTCCTGAACGTGCTCAACGGAGAGATCGGCTTCCCGAACGCGTTCGATGAGGCACTCACTGTCGATGAAGTTCTTGAGCGTGCCGGACCGTTCATTGTCGAGTAA